One Campylobacter concisus DNA window includes the following coding sequences:
- a CDS encoding putative transporter: MFSSFFKDKKWALWAYGGALFIILLLVYQTHLNVRINEWYKNFYDIMQNSKDHNVDEFWQGILNFLKIAMPYVVTYTVISFFASHWVFRWREAMTFKYLKFWRNCQNDIEGSSQRIQEDVYRFAKIMESLGVQVLKAFMTLIAFIPVLWELSKSVSLPFIKDIEGSLVYIALLISIGGLIVSWFVGIKLPHLEYNNQKAEAAFRKELVYGEDDKLKFCQPNVMLELFTGLKLNYYKLFLHYGYFNLWLISFSQILVIVPYIIMGNGLFSGVITLGVLIQASNAFSQVRESFSVFIDNWTTITELRSVNKRLREFERNIGYKA, from the coding sequence ATGTTTTCATCATTTTTCAAAGATAAAAAATGGGCTCTTTGGGCTTACGGCGGAGCGCTATTTATCATCTTGCTGCTTGTCTATCAAACGCATCTAAATGTCCGCATCAACGAGTGGTATAAAAATTTCTACGACATCATGCAAAACTCAAAGGATCACAATGTAGATGAGTTTTGGCAAGGGATATTAAATTTCTTAAAGATCGCCATGCCTTATGTCGTAACCTACACGGTGATATCGTTCTTTGCGAGCCACTGGGTCTTTCGCTGGAGGGAGGCGATGACCTTTAAGTATCTCAAATTTTGGCGAAACTGCCAAAACGACATCGAGGGCAGCTCACAGCGTATCCAAGAGGACGTTTATCGCTTTGCCAAGATCATGGAGAGCCTTGGCGTGCAGGTTTTAAAGGCATTTATGACGCTGATCGCCTTTATACCAGTGCTTTGGGAGCTAAGCAAAAGCGTGAGCCTGCCTTTCATCAAGGATATCGAAGGCTCGCTAGTTTATATCGCGCTACTAATTAGCATCGGAGGCCTCATCGTATCGTGGTTTGTGGGTATAAAGCTGCCACACCTTGAGTATAACAACCAAAAAGCGGAGGCGGCGTTTAGAAAAGAGCTAGTTTATGGCGAGGATGATAAGCTTAAATTTTGCCAGCCAAACGTCATGCTAGAGCTTTTTACTGGGCTCAAACTAAACTACTATAAGCTCTTTTTGCACTATGGCTACTTTAATCTTTGGCTCATCTCATTTTCGCAAATTCTTGTCATCGTGCCTTACATCATCATGGGCAATGGCCTATTTAGCGGCGTCATCACGCTTGGCGTTTTGATCCAAGCTAGCAATGCTTTCTCGCAGGTCAGAGAGAGTTTTAGCGTCTTTATCGATAACTGGACGACGATAACGGAGCTAAGATCGGTTAATAAGCGTTTGAGAGAATTTGAGAGAAATATAGGCTATAAAGCGTAG
- a CDS encoding M48 family metallopeptidase gives MKKFLLTLLTASMLITGCTSVTKSGVVGADRKQFMLVSSEAMEQSSAQAYVKTLTAARSKGELNVDPILTKRVQDIAKRLIAQTGVFREDALKWKWQVNVINEDTLNAWCMPGGRIVVYSGIIKKLNLTDAQLAAVMGHEIAHALREHSREQASTDQLKNIGIFAVATATGLGDLGASALNLASQYTISLPFSRSHETEADHIGTELMARAGYDPKEAVEVWVKMSKMNVGKIPEILSTHPSNESRIKDLKEIAAKLEPIYQATKKG, from the coding sequence ATGAAAAAATTTTTACTTACGTTATTAACAGCTAGCATGCTTATCACAGGCTGCACGAGCGTCACAAAGTCAGGCGTCGTGGGCGCAGATCGCAAGCAGTTCATGCTAGTATCTTCTGAAGCGATGGAGCAAAGCTCGGCTCAGGCTTACGTCAAGACACTAACAGCTGCTAGAAGCAAGGGCGAGCTAAACGTCGATCCGATCCTCACAAAAAGGGTTCAAGATATTGCAAAAAGGCTGATCGCGCAAACTGGCGTTTTCAGAGAGGATGCCCTAAAATGGAAGTGGCAAGTAAATGTCATCAACGAAGATACGCTAAATGCTTGGTGTATGCCAGGTGGCAGGATCGTCGTTTATAGCGGTATTATTAAAAAGCTAAATTTGACAGATGCACAGCTAGCAGCGGTCATGGGTCACGAGATCGCCCACGCGCTTAGAGAGCACAGCAGGGAGCAAGCGAGTACCGACCAGCTCAAAAACATCGGCATCTTCGCAGTCGCAACCGCCACAGGACTTGGCGACCTTGGCGCAAGCGCTCTAAATTTAGCCAGCCAATACACCATCTCACTGCCATTTTCTCGCTCACACGAGACCGAGGCCGATCACATCGGCACTGAGCTAATGGCAAGAGCTGGATATGATCCAAAAGAGGCGGTCGAAGTTTGGGTCAAGATGAGCAAGATGAATGTCGGTAAAATACCTGAAATTTTAAGCACTCACCCATCAAACGAGAGCAGGATCAAGGATCTAAAAGAGATCGCAGCAAAGCTTGAGCCGATCTATCAAGCAACCAAAAAAGGTTAG
- a CDS encoding GNAT family N-acetyltransferase → MIERANLSDLEAITQIYNDYILDRSATADMRPVSTKEREPWFNAHGGSRPIFIYKENDEILGYCSLSDFNPKIAYDISVEISIYVAKEALKKGIGKQLLAHSLNEARGLNLKNVIALIFSKNEASLGLFLKFGFEKWGELPGVCLMDGEYKDVVILGLKL, encoded by the coding sequence TTGATCGAGCGAGCAAATTTAAGCGACCTTGAAGCGATCACGCAAATTTATAATGACTACATCTTAGACAGAAGTGCGACTGCTGATATGCGGCCAGTTAGCACAAAGGAGCGAGAGCCTTGGTTTAACGCCCACGGCGGCTCGCGCCCTATCTTTATCTACAAAGAAAATGATGAAATTTTAGGCTACTGCTCGCTAAGTGACTTCAATCCCAAGATCGCTTACGATATAAGCGTAGAGATAAGCATCTATGTCGCTAAAGAAGCCCTTAAAAAGGGCATCGGCAAGCAGCTTTTAGCCCACAGCCTAAATGAAGCTAGAGGGCTAAATTTAAAAAACGTCATCGCGCTAATCTTTAGCAAAAACGAAGCAAGCCTTGGGCTGTTTTTGAAATTTGGCTTTGAAAAATGGGGCGAACTGCCTGGCGTTTGCCTGATGGATGGCGAGTATAAAGATGTCGTTATCTTGGGGCTAAAGCTCTAA
- a CDS encoding type I restriction endonuclease, which produces MDEVKAKIKEIAANIEKLGASITTEEATKNAFIMPFIRALGYDVFNPLEVMPEYTQDIGTKQGERIDYAIFQNNEPVLLVECKKIGAELNAKNESQLLRYFNVSRAKFAILTNGRDYKFYTDLEEKNIMDTTPFLSFDITKIKDTQVLELEKFHKKNFDLENIFNTANNLKYTNQLEKVVSAELENPSREFASYFFRKISDQVATEKRVEQIMPLLKAVFAGRINDMVRDRLTSALDKETKKEAEPLPPQEDENKVITTQEELDAFYIVRAILAAVTNVENITYRDAQSYFAIFFNDNNRKPICRLYFTDNKKQIGIMDSEKNETRFQLDRIEDIYAYSEKLCEVAKFYASQN; this is translated from the coding sequence ATGGATGAAGTAAAGGCAAAAATAAAAGAGATAGCCGCTAATATAGAAAAACTAGGGGCTAGCATAACAACAGAAGAAGCAACAAAAAACGCTTTTATAATGCCTTTTATCAGGGCTTTAGGCTATGATGTTTTTAACCCATTAGAGGTAATGCCTGAATATACCCAAGATATTGGCACAAAACAGGGAGAGCGTATAGATTACGCTATTTTTCAAAATAATGAGCCAGTTCTTTTGGTTGAGTGTAAAAAGATAGGAGCTGAACTAAATGCTAAAAACGAGTCACAGTTACTTAGATACTTTAATGTCAGCAGAGCTAAATTTGCGATTTTGACAAATGGTCGTGATTATAAATTTTATACCGACTTAGAAGAGAAAAATATAATGGATACAACTCCATTTTTAAGCTTTGATATAACAAAAATAAAAGATACACAAGTGCTTGAACTCGAGAAATTTCATAAAAAGAATTTTGACTTAGAAAATATTTTCAACACTGCAAATAACCTAAAATATACAAACCAACTCGAAAAAGTAGTTAGCGCTGAGCTTGAAAATCCTAGTCGAGAATTCGCATCATACTTTTTTAGAAAGATCAGCGACCAAGTAGCAACCGAAAAAAGGGTCGAGCAGATCATGCCTTTACTAAAAGCAGTCTTTGCTGGGCGCATTAACGATATGGTAAGAGATAGGCTAACGTCAGCACTTGATAAGGAGACAAAGAAAGAAGCAGAGCCTTTGCCACCCCAAGAAGACGAAAATAAGGTCATAACCACACAAGAGGAGTTAGACGCCTTTTATATTGTTAGAGCGATATTGGCAGCGGTTACTAATGTAGAAAATATAACATACAGGGATGCTCAGTCTTATTTTGCAATATTCTTTAACGATAATAACCGCAAGCCGATATGCAGACTATACTTCACAGATAATAAAAAACAAATAGGCATAATGGATAGCGAAAAAAACGAAACAAGATTTCAACTTGATAGGATCGAGGATATTTATGCCTATTCTGAAAAATTGTGTGAAGTAGCTAAATTTTACGCTAGTCAAAACTAA
- a CDS encoding Na+/H+ antiporter, giving the protein MIEHLLLFFALLAIIIALVMVSNHLKVAYPVLLVLGGLAISFVPNLPSIKIDPELIFIIFLPPLLYEAAWANSLKELYKWRRTIGSFAFIVVFISAAAVALIANLVIPGFSLALGFMLGAIVSPPDAVSTAAIFKFVKAPRRISAILEGESLLNDASSLIIFRFAAVAVTTGQFIWYKAAASFVWMVAGGVLVGLVVALVAYFLHKTLPTDENSDTIMTITTPYVMYILAEELGASGVLAVVCGGLYLSTKRNEILTASTRIHAFPVWYNLIFLLNGLAFTMIGLDLPEILAGLKRSGVSLLEALSYGVLVTAVLIVIRLLASYGAVYITIFMKRFISVADDRNPGKATPFIVGWAGMRGVVSLATALSIPAMAGSEPFPHRDLILFITFVVILLTLVVQGLSLPLLIKSVKFPDFNDHMPNELARIKIKKALAQASLKFKKEKFVGDEHFLFQKLEEVWNFELESENFEISDETKQRYFEILEEQRKALRELNKDPKIDEEIIRIFLYHIDLEERRWQEHSEY; this is encoded by the coding sequence ATGATCGAACACTTGCTGCTGTTTTTCGCACTGCTAGCCATCATCATCGCATTAGTGATGGTCTCAAACCACCTAAAGGTCGCCTATCCGGTGCTATTAGTCCTTGGCGGGCTGGCCATTAGCTTTGTGCCAAATTTACCAAGTATCAAGATCGATCCCGAGCTTATTTTCATCATATTTTTGCCGCCACTTCTTTATGAGGCTGCGTGGGCAAACTCGCTAAAAGAGCTCTATAAATGGCGCCGTACGATCGGCAGTTTCGCCTTTATCGTGGTTTTCATAAGCGCAGCAGCAGTTGCTTTGATAGCAAATTTAGTGATCCCTGGCTTCTCGCTCGCCCTTGGCTTCATGCTTGGCGCCATCGTCTCACCACCAGATGCGGTGAGTACGGCTGCGATCTTTAAATTTGTCAAAGCACCGCGCAGGATCAGCGCTATTTTAGAAGGCGAGAGCCTTTTAAATGACGCATCATCGCTCATCATCTTTCGCTTTGCCGCAGTGGCAGTGACTACTGGGCAGTTTATCTGGTACAAGGCGGCTGCAAGCTTTGTCTGGATGGTGGCTGGCGGTGTTTTGGTCGGTCTTGTGGTGGCATTAGTAGCCTACTTTTTGCATAAGACCTTGCCAACCGATGAGAACAGCGATACGATCATGACGATCACGACGCCTTATGTTATGTATATTTTAGCTGAGGAGCTTGGCGCGAGCGGCGTTTTGGCGGTAGTTTGCGGCGGACTTTACCTCTCGACAAAACGAAACGAAATTTTAACCGCTTCAACAAGGATCCACGCTTTCCCCGTTTGGTACAACCTTATTTTCTTGCTAAACGGCCTTGCCTTTACCATGATCGGCCTTGATCTGCCTGAAATTTTAGCAGGGCTAAAGCGTAGCGGTGTCTCGCTGCTTGAGGCACTATCTTACGGCGTTTTGGTGACTGCCGTGCTCATCGTCATTAGGCTTTTGGCATCATACGGAGCCGTTTATATCACGATATTTATGAAGCGCTTTATCAGCGTGGCGGATGATCGCAACCCTGGCAAAGCCACACCATTTATCGTCGGTTGGGCGGGCATGAGGGGCGTAGTCTCGCTAGCTACGGCACTCTCTATCCCCGCCATGGCTGGTAGCGAGCCGTTTCCGCATAGAGATCTCATCTTGTTTATCACCTTTGTCGTGATCTTGCTAACGCTCGTAGTTCAGGGGCTAAGCTTGCCACTGCTCATCAAAAGCGTGAAATTTCCAGACTTTAACGACCACATGCCAAATGAACTTGCAAGGATCAAGATCAAAAAGGCACTTGCGCAGGCTTCGCTTAAATTTAAAAAGGAGAAATTTGTGGGCGATGAGCATTTTTTATTTCAAAAGCTTGAGGAGGTTTGGAATTTCGAGCTTGAGAGCGAAAATTTTGAGATCAGTGACGAGACAAAACAGAGGTATTTTGAAATTTTAGAGGAACAAAGAAAGGCGCTTCGTGAGCTAAACAAAGACCCAAAAATCGACGAAGAGATCATCAGGATCTTTTTGTATCACATCGACCTTGAGGAGCGAAGGTGGCAGGAGCATAGCGAGTACTAA
- a CDS encoding chemotaxis protein: MLKVEVIYKFCLVCALACGICLLAFTGLNFAMGDYSEWMMSTHKFAGALIVCAVILHLFNRRRKLVKLINEMIDVTTHRKNPTICNMDRIIASLEPYTISEISRMLGFDEAEFCKSLRENDVKFNDASQTLRQIARLNDEKIFFVLVLIVEAKFGKRFCGAVSCNVARKF; encoded by the coding sequence TTGCTTAAAGTAGAAGTGATATATAAATTTTGTCTTGTTTGCGCTCTTGCTTGTGGTATCTGCCTGCTTGCATTTACTGGGCTAAATTTCGCCATGGGTGATTATAGTGAGTGGATGATGAGCACGCACAAATTTGCAGGAGCTTTGATCGTTTGTGCCGTGATCTTGCACCTTTTTAACCGCAGAAGAAAGCTAGTAAAGCTCATAAATGAGATGATCGATGTCACCACGCACCGCAAAAATCCAACTATATGCAACATGGACCGCATCATCGCTTCGCTTGAGCCTTACACTATCAGTGAAATTTCACGCATGCTTGGCTTTGATGAGGCCGAGTTTTGCAAGAGCTTGCGCGAAAATGATGTTAAATTTAATGACGCTAGCCAGACTTTACGCCAGATCGCGAGGCTAAACGATGAGAAGATATTTTTCGTGCTAGTTCTCATCGTCGAAGCCAAATTTGGCAAGAGATTTTGCGGTGCGGTAAGTTGCAATGTCGCAAGAAAATTTTAG